Proteins encoded within one genomic window of Callithrix jacchus isolate 240 chromosome 11, calJac240_pri, whole genome shotgun sequence:
- the IGFBP3 gene encoding insulin-like growth factor-binding protein 3, with the protein MLRARLMLCAAALTVLVLVGGPPGAQAVASSAGLGPVVRCEPCDARALAQCAPPPTGCAELVREPGCGCCLTCSLREGQSCGVYTERCGSGLRCQPSPDEARPLQALLNGRGLCVNASAVSRSRSHLLPEPPAPGNASESEEDHSVGSVESLSVSSTHRLSDPKSQPHHSKMGIIKKGHAKDSQRYRVDYESQSTDTQNFSSESRRETEYGPCRREMEDTLNHLKFLNVLSPRGIHIPNCDRKGFYKKKQCRPSKGRKRGFCWCVDKYGQPLPGYTTKGKEDVHCYSTQSK; encoded by the exons ATGCTGCGGGCGCGACTCATGCTCTGCGCCGCTGCGCTGACTGTGCTGGTGCTGGTCGGCGGGCCGCCGGGGGCGCAGGCTGTCGCGAGCTCGGCGGGCTTGGGTCCCGTGGTGCGCTGCGAGCCGTGCGACGCGCGTGCACTGGCCCAATGCGCGCCTCCGCCCACCGGGTGCGCCGAGCTGGTGCGCGAGCCGGGCTGCGGCTGCTGTCTGACTTGCTCGCTGCGCGAGGGCCAGTCGTGCGGCGTCTACACCGAGCGCTGTGGCTCGGGCCTCCGCTGCCAGCCGTCACCCGACGAGGCGCGCCCGCTGCAGGCGTTGCTGAACGGCCGTGGGCTCTGCGTCAACGCCAGTGCTGTCAGCCGCTCGCGCTCCCACCTGCTGCCAGAGCCGCCCGCTCCAG GAAATGCTAGTGAGTCAGAGGAAGACCACAGCGTCGGCAGCGTGGAGAGCCTGTCTGTCTCCAGCACACACCGGCTGTCTGATCCCAAGTCCCAGCCCCACCATTCAAAGATGGGCATCATCAAGAAAGGGCATGCTAAAGACAGCCAGCGCTACAGAGTCGATTATGAGTCTCAGAGCACAGATACCCAGAACTTCTCCTCTGAGTCCAGGCGGGAGACAGAATAC GGTCCCTGCCGTAGAGAAATGGAAGACACGCTGAACCACCTGAAGTTCCTCAACGTGCTGAGTCCCAGGGGTATCCACATTCCCAACTGCGACAGGAAGggattttataagaaaaagcaG TGTCGCCCTTCCAAAGGCAGGAAGCGCGGCTTCTGCTGGTGTGTGGATAAGTACGGGCAGCCTCTCCCAGGCTACACCACCAAGGGGAAGGAGGATGTGCATTGCTACAGCACGCAGAGCAAGTAG